A genomic region of Dehalococcoidales bacterium contains the following coding sequences:
- the rpsD gene encoding 30S ribosomal protein S4 has product MARYTEAVCRLCRRSGEKLMLKGGRCLTPKCSVDRRAKTPGQQSTGRRRRISDRGFQLREKQKARYTYGIMEGQFRRLFAQATRQQGITGENLIVLLERRLDNVVYRLGFADSRAQARQVVRHGHIKLNGRKNNIPSYLVKDGDSISWRESSTRTGYYKEVAENIDAKFIPSWLSLDKQNLVGQVVSLPIPDEIEAKFEGKTIVEFYSR; this is encoded by the coding sequence ATGGCAAGATATACTGAAGCAGTCTGTCGTTTGTGTCGGCGTAGCGGTGAAAAGTTAATGCTTAAGGGTGGACGGTGTCTTACCCCTAAGTGTTCCGTTGATAGGCGGGCGAAGACACCTGGACAGCAGAGTACCGGACGGAGACGGCGGATTTCTGACCGTGGTTTTCAATTAAGAGAAAAGCAAAAGGCCCGTTATACCTATGGCATTATGGAGGGTCAGTTCCGGAGGTTGTTTGCTCAGGCCACGAGGCAGCAGGGCATCACTGGAGAGAATCTTATCGTGCTGCTGGAGCGGCGGCTTGATAATGTAGTATATCGGTTGGGCTTCGCTGATTCTCGTGCTCAAGCCCGGCAGGTAGTCCGTCATGGACATATCAAGCTCAATGGTCGTAAGAATAATATACCTTCCTATCTGGTTAAGGATGGTGATAGCATTTCCTGGCGAGAGAGCAGCACCAGAACAGGGTATTATAAGGAAGTGGCTGAGAATATCGACGCTAAATTCATACCGAGCTGGTTGAGTCTGGACAAGCAGAATCTGGTTGGCCAGGTGGTGTCGCTGCCTATCCCTGATGAAATTGAGGCCAAATTTGAGGGGAAGACGATAGTCGAGTTCTATTCACGATAA
- a CDS encoding DNA-directed RNA polymerase subunit alpha: protein MSRLVIPKITCVESKENFGQFLAEPLEKGFGVTLGNSLRRVLLSYLPGAAVTGVMIEGIQHEFSTIPYVKEDVTELILNFKELRISSLSGQPGKLILEAEGERRVYASDIRPSTDLSIANPELYLATLDSPEARLYVELDVEINEGYRLASSTDNLPIGVIPIDAIFTPVRKVNFTVEPTHVGEVTSRERLSLEIWTDGTISPVEALTRSAAILVEQLTAFVDYAQVSRADEEEQVVRLSIPAELYDMPVTDLNLSVRTMNCLRRGNIETVGQIISKKESELLALRNFGQKSKQEIEERLGELGLSLKLQTEEPTTSAEEEAEDEA, encoded by the coding sequence TTGTCTCGCCTAGTGATACCGAAGATTACCTGTGTTGAGAGTAAGGAGAATTTTGGTCAGTTTCTGGCTGAGCCGCTGGAAAAGGGCTTCGGCGTTACTCTGGGGAATTCCCTGCGCAGAGTACTGCTCAGCTACCTCCCCGGGGCAGCGGTAACCGGGGTTATGATTGAGGGAATACAGCACGAATTCTCCACTATTCCTTACGTAAAAGAAGATGTTACTGAGCTGATTCTTAATTTTAAAGAGTTGAGAATCAGCTCCCTTTCCGGACAGCCGGGTAAATTGATACTGGAGGCAGAGGGGGAGAGACGTGTTTACGCTTCGGACATCAGGCCGTCGACTGACCTTAGCATTGCTAATCCGGAACTATACTTAGCCACTCTGGATTCGCCTGAAGCGAGACTGTATGTGGAACTGGATGTTGAAATAAATGAAGGTTATCGGCTGGCTTCATCCACTGATAATCTGCCTATCGGAGTGATTCCTATTGATGCCATCTTTACACCGGTGCGAAAGGTCAATTTTACCGTTGAGCCGACGCATGTTGGTGAGGTGACCAGCCGTGAACGGCTGTCTCTGGAGATATGGACGGATGGTACGATATCACCGGTAGAAGCCCTCACCCGTAGCGCGGCTATTTTGGTGGAGCAGTTGACTGCTTTTGTTGACTACGCCCAGGTCTCCCGGGCCGATGAAGAGGAACAGGTTGTACGATTATCTATACCGGCAGAGTTATACGATATGCCGGTGACCGACCTTAATCTATCGGTGCGCACTATGAATTGCCTGAGACGCGGCAATATTGAGACAGTAGGACAGATTATCAGTAAGAAAGAGAGTGAGTTACTGGCGCTGAGGAACTTCGGGCAGAAGTCTAAACAGGAGATAGAGGAACGCCTTGGGGAATTGGGGCTTTCTCTTAAACTGCAGACGGAAGAGCCGACTACTTCAGCGGAAGAGGAGGCGGAAGATGAGGCATAG
- the rplM gene encoding 50S ribosomal protein L13, translating into MKTYSVKVSEIKREWHVIDASDKILGRLATEVAKLLMGKHKSMFCRHLDVGDFVVVLNAEKIRVSGDKVKQKVYYRHSGYPGGFKSVTLEELMQNHPTRAVEYAVKGMLPHNRLGASMIKKLKVYVGDKHPHLAQTEGKLVNAEGKGEK; encoded by the coding sequence ATGAAAACCTATAGTGTTAAGGTTTCTGAGATTAAGCGGGAGTGGCATGTTATTGATGCCTCGGATAAAATCCTGGGCAGGCTGGCTACCGAGGTGGCCAAATTGCTGATGGGTAAGCATAAATCAATGTTTTGCCGCCACCTGGATGTTGGTGATTTTGTGGTTGTTCTCAATGCTGAAAAGATCCGGGTTAGTGGTGACAAGGTCAAACAGAAGGTATATTATCGACACTCGGGATACCCTGGTGGTTTTAAGAGCGTTACTCTTGAAGAGCTGATGCAGAATCATCCCACCCGTGCCGTTGAATATGCGGTTAAGGGGATGTTACCTCACAATCGATTGGGTGCCAGCATGATCAAGAAGCTGAAGGTATACGTCGGTGACAAGCACCCTCATCTAGCTCAGACAGAGGGTAAGCTGGTTAATGCTGAAGGTAAAGGAGAGAAGTGA
- the truA gene encoding tRNA pseudouridine(38-40) synthase TruA yields MAVTRVVLIIEYDGRRYHGSQLQVGLATIQEEIEQAIRGLTGESCRIAAASRTDAGVHACGQVVSFRTNSVLPEQTFVKGLNYYLPRDIAVKAAYRVAGSFDVRRDAVSREYSYYILNSLTRSPIWMGFAHLVGGYLDIEVINEACQALLGEHDFASFASITGVNKKCTVRYVYRAVMEKRGELAVFNMVANSFLPHQVRNTIGLLIKVGLGRVSPGEFRSIIEARVPGLAGPMAPACGLRLIRVNYPVSFGGET; encoded by the coding sequence GTGGCAGTCACCAGGGTTGTTTTAATAATAGAATATGACGGCAGACGTTATCACGGTTCTCAGCTCCAGGTTGGACTGGCTACTATACAGGAAGAGATAGAGCAGGCAATACGGGGACTTACCGGGGAGAGTTGTCGGATAGCGGCAGCCAGCCGCACTGATGCCGGGGTTCATGCTTGCGGGCAGGTGGTTAGTTTTCGTACTAATTCGGTCCTTCCTGAGCAGACCTTTGTGAAAGGGTTAAACTACTATCTGCCCAGGGATATTGCGGTTAAGGCTGCCTATAGAGTAGCTGGCTCTTTTGATGTCCGGCGTGATGCCGTTAGCCGGGAATACAGTTACTATATTTTAAATAGTTTGACCCGTTCTCCGATCTGGATGGGTTTTGCTCACCTTGTTGGTGGGTACCTGGATATTGAGGTTATCAATGAAGCCTGTCAGGCTCTTCTTGGTGAGCATGACTTTGCTTCGTTTGCCAGTATTACTGGTGTAAATAAGAAATGCACTGTGCGGTATGTGTATCGGGCAGTGATGGAGAAGCGGGGGGAATTGGCTGTTTTCAACATGGTAGCCAATTCCTTCTTACCCCATCAGGTGCGTAATACAATCGGACTGTTAATAAAGGTTGGACTGGGTAGAGTAAGTCCCGGTGAATTTCGTAGTATAATTGAGGCGAGGGTGCCGGGTCTGGCCGGTCCGATGGCGCCGGCCTGTGGACTACGCCTGATACGGGTAAATTACCCGGTCTCTTTCGGAGGAGAGACATAA
- the rplQ gene encoding 50S ribosomal protein L17, whose translation MRHRLSGRKLGRHSGHRRAMYRNLVTDLLGYEKITTTEAKAREIHGMAERVITMGKKGGLHARRQALSFVIDAKTVDKVFDKLASRYAERSGGYTRIIKLGPRLGDGAAMVRLELVE comes from the coding sequence ATGAGGCATAGATTATCCGGGAGAAAACTGGGCAGGCATTCAGGGCACAGAAGGGCAATGTATCGTAATCTGGTGACCGACCTCTTGGGCTATGAGAAGATTACTACTACGGAGGCTAAAGCCAGAGAGATACACGGTATGGCTGAGAGGGTTATTACCATGGGCAAGAAGGGAGGGCTTCATGCCCGCCGTCAGGCATTATCTTTTGTTATTGACGCCAAGACGGTTGATAAGGTATTTGATAAACTTGCTTCTAGATATGCCGAGCGTAGCGGGGGCTATACTCGTATCATTAAGTTGGGTCCTAGATTAGGTGACGGTGCAGCTATGGTTAGGTTGGAACTGGTAGAGTAA
- the rpsI gene encoding 30S ribosomal protein S9, with translation MVQMETQAYFYGTGRRKTATARVRLMPGEGAIIVNNMPYEERFPRFEHRRTIQQPLLVTESLGRYNVVVKVEGGGISGQVGAISHGIARALSKSDERLRAVLRQGGLLTRDSRVKERKKVGLKRARKAPQYTKR, from the coding sequence ATGGTTCAGATGGAAACACAAGCTTACTTTTACGGAACTGGCAGACGTAAAACGGCTACTGCCAGAGTAAGACTGATGCCGGGAGAAGGTGCTATTATCGTGAATAATATGCCCTATGAAGAGCGGTTTCCCCGCTTTGAGCACCGGCGCACCATACAGCAGCCGCTTCTCGTTACAGAAAGCCTCGGTAGATATAACGTTGTGGTTAAGGTAGAAGGGGGTGGCATATCAGGTCAGGTCGGGGCTATTTCCCACGGTATTGCCAGGGCTTTATCCAAATCCGATGAGAGGCTCAGGGCGGTACTCCGTCAGGGAGGACTGCTGACGCGGGACTCTCGAGTCAAGGAGCGTAAGAAGGTTGGCTTGAAGAGGGCTCGTAAAGCACCTCAGTACACCAAGCGTTAG